TGCCGCCGCTCGTCAGAAGCCCCCCCCCGGTTGGATGGCTCAGCCGCCAGACTGGAGATTGGGACCAGCAGCGACCCGCCTGAGGGAATCCCACAAGCCCGCGGGGCCTCCTTACGCAACACGCAGTGGCTTTAGACCTGTCGCGCGCACACTTGGGCATGTTGCCTCTCGCTACTATTGAATCCACGATGCGAAGCCTCTTTCTCATGAATGGCAATCCCAGCTGCCGCTTAATTGGCTGTGTAAATGCAGTCAACACTACCTGGAACCCGAAATCTCTGCCAGTCTTTTCCTTGCCACTCACCGTCCAgcttctctcttctctctgtTGAGTGAGGTTTGCACAGCCACGACGGCACATGGGCACAACAGGACCACAgacacctcctcctggaTCTTCTGGCAACTCTGGCAGGTTTCGGGCCCATCGGGGCGTCCGCCCATCCAGATCGCATTTCCCGATCCCGCAGTGTCTGATTCTCGAGGCGGTTCCAGAAtcctcactcaccaccatcactgcCTCCCTAGACAacaaaaaacaccaacacaCGGCGTCTTTTCCATCTGGTGAGCCAAGGTTGTCCAGGAGGACATGCTCAGCCCGGCTCACGCCACCTCATCAGTATCGACAAATGTCTAGAGTCTCTTACACCGTCTTCCCTGCCATGACTCTTCACCATATCCATCACCGATAAACATGCGGGAAAATGGGACAATAAACAGCCACGCCAAGGCTAGACTTACTTTCCTGTTCTGTTTGCCGGGATCATACCTCCcatacaacaacaaacatCGCTGACACGAGCTGTGTGTTCATCCCTACTGTACGGGATGCCCAGGAAGGAAGCCAGGCACAAAGGTAGCCATATCCCAGCTCTTATGCCAAACCTAATCCGCGACTCTGTCGTGTCGGCTCGTAAAGCTTACCGCACACACTCACACTGTCAGCAGTCCATCACCCAAGACTTGCGTAAGAGGCTCTCCATGCGCCGATCATCGATCATCAGCCAGCAAATGCAGACCGAAGGCGCAGCTGGCCAGACTTCCACGTGTATTTTCCAGCCCCTCTAGATTCTGTAGGAACATTTTGACAACTCATCTGGTCGTCATCATGACCATTCCCAACTCGGGCTGGACAGGTGAACTCATGAACCACCTCACCTTACCGCAGTCCAAGGTGAAAAATACCACCATCCCTCAGCATCACCATATCCTCCCCAAAGGCAGGTGATGCCGAGATAATAAAACGGCCAACTCAACCCGACCTCCTGGAAAACAGGTCTCCACTTATTTTTTGCACTGCCCAGATAGAGAACTGGACTTACACGCACAGCACAGGGCCATGCTCTCTCACCACCGCTGCATCGTCAGGTGGTATATCTTTTCCGGATCTACATCGTCCGGTTTCTAGTTTTCGACTAGATATTTTTCATATCATATATACGTACATACATTTGAGTAGGAGATGGTATAGGTAACACCATGGTTGCATGTATGCACCCTTTTTCTCCCCCGCATGTTTTGCAGACCGGTATCCGAGCGTCCGGGTGGCTGAGCAGCATCAAGCCCACACAGACACTCTCCTgaaatcaacaccacaacaccagaaccccctcctcactggtgtttggtgatgatcatAACCAGAGACAATAGCTGTAGACATGCCAAGATTcccccaaacaccatcaaccctcCCTTGTTGTTTTAGTGATGTCTATATAACCATAACCACTCGTctcaaaacaccaccaaaccctcgcTATTCTCTCCTTCTTGAAACATCTCCTCATGTTGATACAGAATCACCTAATctcaacccccaacctccccacaatctcccccttcaccctctcaTGCAACCCATTCGCCTCCTCATTCGTCAACGTCCTCTCCAAACTCCGATAATTCACCCTATAGCaaaaactcctcctccccgtcttggGATGCGTAAAGCTATCCATCAagaccacatcctccaccacatccccacaaacatccctcaccacctccatcaaaTCATTCTCATGccactccccgccctccctccccttcccccccgccgccgcagcccCCGTGCTCCCAGCTGGCAACCAAAAGCTGACATCCTTGTAACAAGCCGGATGCCTACTAAACCCCACAAACGGCCTCAGTTtccccaaatccccctccacccctctaAACTGCCCCAAAAACCTCTCGTCCTGCGACCAAAACAACCTGATATCAGGTATCTGAAAAAGCAACATCGCAATCCTCTCCAGCCCCAAGCCAAAAGCCCAGCCTATTTGATTGGGAACACCCGCGTCGTTAAGGATGTGTTGTTGACTCACCCCAcaccccaaaacctccaGCCAATCCCCCTGATACcaaacctccatctcccaacTGGGGCTCGTGAAAGGAAAGTAAGCCTCCACCCATCTAACCTTCAACGgctcctcatcctgctcTTTCACCCCCGCCCGGGCGTGAGACTCCTTCACCCGTTTAAAAATCTCCGCCACCATCAATTCCAGAGATCGCTTCAGATGCTTCCCCACCGCTTCTGCCTCCTCAGGGGTGTGGGATGGCTGTAAGGGGTTACGCTCcgggtgaaaaggggggttggggtccTCGATGATCATTTCATGTTTCGGCAGGGCGTCCAAATCTCT
This window of the Podospora pseudoanserina strain CBS 124.78 chromosome 3, whole genome shotgun sequence genome carries:
- the MSF1 gene encoding phenylalanyl-tRNA synthetase alpha subunit, mitochondrial (EggNog:ENOG503NVIG; COG:J; BUSCO:EOG09262N0U) gives rise to the protein MSSCIEDPCLWSPGHRLSARASNDLQFLSLILPWRPSFKLSCCSERSPTPPQLDIASMIGPRGMACAGGLLARVGSRSVISRAVRQSSPLRPLPATATAPTTRWWRAQYSTRPELPKEVTINSKTYPVDAEWFNVSSTILNLTSRKLHLQKDHPVSITRQIIESVFPSPTYLSYNNLDPVVTTHENFDSLGFPPNHPGRAKTDTYYINSTTLLRTHTSAHEAELFAASKSPGYLISADVYRRDEIDKSHYPVFHQMEGARVWDRNTVPNGDIVAAVHRDLDALPKHEMIIEDPNPPFHPERNPLQPSHTPEEAEAVGKHLKRSLELMVAEIFKRVKESHARAGVKEQDEEPLKVRWVEAYFPFTSPSWEMEVWYQGDWLEVLGCGVSQQHILNDAGVPNQIGWAFGLGLERIAMLLFQIPDIRLFWSQDERFLGQFRGVEGDLGKLRPFVGFSRHPACYKDVSFWLPAGSTGAAAAGGKGREGGEWHENDLMEVVRDVCGDVVEDVVLMDSFTHPKTGRRSFCYRVNYRSLERTLTNEEANGLHERVKGEIVGRLGVEIR